Proteins from one Paenibacillus sp. genomic window:
- a CDS encoding DUF2062 domain-containing protein: protein MKVGRRIRYSAIRLFRINTGAHKVALGLVTGFFPCWFPTFGIGPLLSVTLTKFMRGYTVAAVISAALGSFLWPVLFYFNYATGRILRSSFHRADPPMTVEEVEYTETATLLQKLGNLGVEFLVGSAVNSILSTIIGYFLFRYLFKKIRPTVMKWLKHSNGRKKLGMN from the coding sequence GTGAAGGTTGGCAGGAGAATCAGATATAGCGCAATTCGGCTTTTTCGAATTAACACGGGAGCGCATAAGGTGGCTTTAGGGTTAGTAACAGGCTTTTTCCCGTGTTGGTTTCCCACTTTCGGCATCGGACCTTTACTTTCTGTCACCCTTACAAAATTCATGAGAGGCTATACGGTGGCGGCGGTGATCTCCGCTGCGCTCGGGTCTTTTTTGTGGCCGGTCCTTTTTTATTTCAATTATGCGACAGGACGCATCCTTCGGAGTTCCTTCCATAGGGCGGATCCGCCTATGACGGTTGAAGAAGTGGAATATACGGAAACCGCGACGCTTCTTCAAAAGTTAGGGAATTTAGGCGTTGAATTTCTTGTAGGCAGCGCAGTGAACAGCATACTTTCCACCATCATCGGGTATTTCCTGTTCCGCTACCTGTTCAAGAAAATAAGACCGACGGTG